The following coding sequences lie in one Oncorhynchus nerka isolate Pitt River linkage group LG14, Oner_Uvic_2.0, whole genome shotgun sequence genomic window:
- the LOC115142211 gene encoding inward rectifier potassium channel 13-like isoform X2 has protein sequence MTTKTTNVLDGNKVSSSPLLLSTSSPSYLSCQRLVTKDGHCALRSSPPSPGLWPSWASASAWLLALQDLWGAVVCLRWRWVLLAFCTSFVAHWLLFACLWYLLAHLNGDLAVEDHDAPPEGHVVCVKYITSFTAAFSFSLETQLTIGYGTMFPSGDCPSAIALLAVQMLLGLMLEAFITGAFVAKIARPQKRAGAIQFSPQALVSQHQGQPCLMFRATNLLRRPLVDVEVSAVLYEQRDNQVLHQTNLDFQLDRLGPRPCPFFIFPLTFYHVLDRHSPLYPALREGSASPFELVVFLSASQEGTGDACQKRTSYLRQEIQFERRFVPAVGLDKQGRYQVSSQHFGIAHCNEPLDKECVVQINGDGSDRME, from the exons ATGACGACCAAAACAACCAATGTCCTGGACGGGAACAaggtctcctcctcccctctcctgttgTCCACATCATCCCCGTCCTACCTGTCTTGCCAGCGCCTAGTGACCAAGGACGGTCACTGCGCCCTgcggtcctcccctccctcccctggccTGTGGCCCTCCTGGGCATCTGCCTCTGCCTGGCTGCTAGCCCTACAG GATCTGTGGGGGGCAGTGGTGTGCCTGCGCTGGCGCTGGGTCCTCTTGGCCTTCTGCACCTCCTTCGTGGCCCACTGGCTGCTGTTCGCCTGCCTGTGGTACCTACTGGCCCACCTCAATGGAGACCTGGCGGTGGAGGACCACGACGCTCCTCCAGAGGGACACGTAGTGTGTGTCAAATACATCACCAGCTTCACCGCagccttctctttctccctggaGACCCAGCTGACCATAGGGTACGGCACCATGTTCCCCAGTGGGGACTGTCCCAGTGCTATAGCCCTGCTGGCAGTTCAGATGCTGCTGGGGCTCATGCTGGAAGCTTTCATCACAG GTGCGTTTGTGGCTAAGATCGCCCGTCCCCAGAAGCGTGCGGGGGCCATTCAGTTCAGCCCCCAGGCGTTGGTAAGTCAGCACCAGGGCCAGCCCTGCCTCATGTTCCGGGCCACCAACCTTCTGCGACGCCCCCTGGTGGACGTGGAGGTCAGTGCCGTGCTGTACGAACAGAGAGACAACCAAGTCCTGCACCAGACCAACCTGGACTTCCAGCTGGACCGGCTGGGCCCACGCCCCTGCCCCTTCTTCATCTTCCCCCTCACCTTCTACCACGTCCTGGACCGCCACAGCCCCCTTTACCCGGCCCTGCGTGAGGGCAGCGCCAGCCCTTTTGAGCTAGTGGTGTTTCTTTCCGCCTCCCAGGAGGGCACGGGTGACGCCTGCCAGAAGAGGACGTCCTACCTGCGCCAGGAGATCCAGTTTGAGCGGCGCTTTGTGCCCGCTGTGGGGTTGGACAAGCAAGGCAGGTACCAGGTGAGCAGTCAGCACTTTGGCATTGCCCACTGCAATGAGCCTCTGGACAAGGAGTGTGTGGTGCAAATCAACGGGGATGGGAGTGACAGGATGGAGTAA
- the LOC115142211 gene encoding inward rectifier potassium channel 13-like isoform X1: MILGMIVLVSRYLHPDLPTRLPSTPHLPVTMTTKTTNVLDGNKVSSSPLLLSTSSPSYLSCQRLVTKDGHCALRSSPPSPGLWPSWASASAWLLALQDLWGAVVCLRWRWVLLAFCTSFVAHWLLFACLWYLLAHLNGDLAVEDHDAPPEGHVVCVKYITSFTAAFSFSLETQLTIGYGTMFPSGDCPSAIALLAVQMLLGLMLEAFITGAFVAKIARPQKRAGAIQFSPQALVSQHQGQPCLMFRATNLLRRPLVDVEVSAVLYEQRDNQVLHQTNLDFQLDRLGPRPCPFFIFPLTFYHVLDRHSPLYPALREGSASPFELVVFLSASQEGTGDACQKRTSYLRQEIQFERRFVPAVGLDKQGRYQVSSQHFGIAHCNEPLDKECVVQINGDGSDRME; the protein is encoded by the exons ATGATTCTTGGCATGATTGTCCTTGTTTCCAGATACCTTCATCCTGACCTGCCCACTCGCCTGCCCTCGACCCCTCACCTCCCTGTAACCATGACGACCAAAACAACCAATGTCCTGGACGGGAACAaggtctcctcctcccctctcctgttgTCCACATCATCCCCGTCCTACCTGTCTTGCCAGCGCCTAGTGACCAAGGACGGTCACTGCGCCCTgcggtcctcccctccctcccctggccTGTGGCCCTCCTGGGCATCTGCCTCTGCCTGGCTGCTAGCCCTACAG GATCTGTGGGGGGCAGTGGTGTGCCTGCGCTGGCGCTGGGTCCTCTTGGCCTTCTGCACCTCCTTCGTGGCCCACTGGCTGCTGTTCGCCTGCCTGTGGTACCTACTGGCCCACCTCAATGGAGACCTGGCGGTGGAGGACCACGACGCTCCTCCAGAGGGACACGTAGTGTGTGTCAAATACATCACCAGCTTCACCGCagccttctctttctccctggaGACCCAGCTGACCATAGGGTACGGCACCATGTTCCCCAGTGGGGACTGTCCCAGTGCTATAGCCCTGCTGGCAGTTCAGATGCTGCTGGGGCTCATGCTGGAAGCTTTCATCACAG GTGCGTTTGTGGCTAAGATCGCCCGTCCCCAGAAGCGTGCGGGGGCCATTCAGTTCAGCCCCCAGGCGTTGGTAAGTCAGCACCAGGGCCAGCCCTGCCTCATGTTCCGGGCCACCAACCTTCTGCGACGCCCCCTGGTGGACGTGGAGGTCAGTGCCGTGCTGTACGAACAGAGAGACAACCAAGTCCTGCACCAGACCAACCTGGACTTCCAGCTGGACCGGCTGGGCCCACGCCCCTGCCCCTTCTTCATCTTCCCCCTCACCTTCTACCACGTCCTGGACCGCCACAGCCCCCTTTACCCGGCCCTGCGTGAGGGCAGCGCCAGCCCTTTTGAGCTAGTGGTGTTTCTTTCCGCCTCCCAGGAGGGCACGGGTGACGCCTGCCAGAAGAGGACGTCCTACCTGCGCCAGGAGATCCAGTTTGAGCGGCGCTTTGTGCCCGCTGTGGGGTTGGACAAGCAAGGCAGGTACCAGGTGAGCAGTCAGCACTTTGGCATTGCCCACTGCAATGAGCCTCTGGACAAGGAGTGTGTGGTGCAAATCAACGGGGATGGGAGTGACAGGATGGAGTAA